A window of Anomalospiza imberbis isolate Cuckoo-Finch-1a 21T00152 chromosome 4, ASM3175350v1, whole genome shotgun sequence contains these coding sequences:
- the CDS1 gene encoding phosphatidate cytidylyltransferase 1 isoform X2, which translates to MISGFFLIIYLGSFMLMLLVLSIQVKCYHEIITIGYRVYHSYDLPWFRSLSWYFLLCVNYFFYGETVADYFATFVQRREQLQFLIRYHRFISFALYLTGFCMFVLSLVKKHYRLQFYMFAWTHVTLLITVTQSHLVIQNLFEGMIWFLVPISSVICNDITAYIFGFFFGRTPLIKLSPKKTWEGFIGGFFSTVVFGFIFSYFLAQHQYFVCPVEYNSETNGFVTECEPSELFQMKKYSVPPLLQAVLGWETVNMYPFQMHSFALSTFASLIGPFGGFFASGFKRAFKIKDFADTIPGHGGIMDRFDCQYLMATFVHVYITSFIRGPNLSKLMKQLLILQPEQQLSVYKTLKSHLVEKGVLQPSLRG; encoded by the exons gtCTTGAGCATCCAAGTGAAGTGTTATCATGAAATCATTACTATTGGTTACAGAGTCTACCACTCATATGATTTACCATGGTTTAGATCCCTCAGCTG GTACTTCTTGCTCTGTGTGAACTACTTCTTTTATGGAGAGACTGTAGCTGATTACTTTGCTACATTTGTGCAAAGAAGAGAACAGCTGCAATTCCTCATTCGTTACCACAGATTTATATCTTTTGCACTCTATTTAACAG GATTCTGCATGTTTGTTTTGAGTTTAGTGAAGAAACATTATCGTCTGCAGTTTTACATG TTCGCATGGACTCATGTCACTTTGCTGATCACTGTAACTCAATCTCATCTTGTCATCCAAAATCTCTTTGAAGGCATGATCTG GTTTCTGGTTCCAATTTCAAGTGTTATATGCAATGACATTACCGCTTATATTTTTGGATTCTTCTTTGGCAGAACTCCATTAATTAAG CTCTCTCCCAAGAAGACCTGGGAAGGGTTCATTGGAGGCTTCTTTTCCACTGTTGTATTTGGATTTATT ttttcctATTTTTTAGCTCAACATCAGTACTTTGTCTGCCCTGTGGAATACAACAGTGAAACCAACGGATTTGTGACAGAGTGTGAACCTTCAGAGCTCTTCCAAATGAAGAAGTACTCTGTGCCACCATTGCTTCAGGCTGTGTTGGGATgg GAAACAGTGAATATGTACCCATTTCAGATGCACAGCTTTGCACTGTCAACATTTGCCTCATTAATTGGGCCATTTGGAGGATTCTTTGCTAGTGGATTTAAAAGAGCTTTCAAAATCAAG GATTTTGCAGACACAATCCCTGGGCATGGTGGGATAATGGATCGCTTTGATTGTCAGTACTTGATGGCCACTTTTGTTCATGTCTATATCACCAGTTTCATAAG GGGTCCAAATCTCAGCAAATTAATGAAACAGCTGTTGATACTTCAGCCTGAACAACAATTAAGTGTGTATAAAACCCTGAAATCTCACCTCGTTGAAAAAGGGGTCTTGCAGCCATCTCTAAGAGGGTAG